From the Plasmodium brasilianum strain Bolivian I chromosome 7, whole genome shotgun sequence genome, the window AGACTCTACTTGTaatatatacagatataataatatagacAACAATAATATGGAcatgtttaaaaattatgaaggtgtacataattttaatattacgaATAAAACACGAttaattaatgaatattatgaaaataatattactcCGTATGAAACAAATATACAGAATGTCAACAACAATGTCGATAAGGAAACAGCCTTAagaaaaatagagaaaattAATTTGCCTAAAATGTCTCAGATATCGCAAATACCGCAAATACCGCAAATACCGCAAATACAGCAAATACCGCAAATACAGCAAATACAGCAAATACCGCAAATACAGCAAATACCGCAAATACAACAAATACCGCAAATACAGCAAATACAGCAAATACCACAAATACAGCAAATACAGCAAATACCACAAATATCATCCAATATGAACTTAAACGTAAATTTCAatttattaaacaaaatggaaaaaaacgATGTGGACTTGCAAGAGggcaaatatttttttaacaaaataaacagaAAAGACATTGCTGATAATTCCCTTTTTGATTCCAACACAACCACATATGAACATTCGAAAAATAACTcgaattattataatgacaatattattaatttaaatagaaCCAAGGAGAATTTAGATCTTTACGATGATGTGGGTATGTGTTTCAGCTACAAAAGTGGAATTTCCGCCGAGAAAAGTGTTAACGATATGAACGGGGAAGGAAATATGAAAGATGCAGGACATATGGACTATGCTGGAAATATGAACTGTTCAGGAAATATGAACGAGATGAACAACGGGTACAACTTGGAAAACCTCATATACAACATGAACAACTTGAGTTTGGTAAACTCAGACGAGAACGAAATGGagatgaaaaacaaaatgatgaTGTACTCAATGATGAAAGCACGTGGTAAAGGGAAAATACTAGAAGACGGGAAAGGGAATGTGCAAAATGTggaaaatatggaaaatttgGGGAATGCGACTGATGAAGACATGAGACGAgacgaagaaaaaaattctaaCACTAAAGAAACCTATTTAGAGTATACCAGTGGAGGAGATtgtgaatataataaaatgttttttagtAATAAGTTTTTATTAAGTAATTCGAATGAGCACAATGAATATTATGAGCCTTCTAATGGCCAGTATAACAAGATTAATGGCCATTATAACGAACAGATTAATGGCCAGTATAACGAACAGATTAATGACCAGTATAACGAACAGATTAATGGCCAGCTTAATGGCCAGTATAATGACCAGCTTAATGATCGATTTAATGAACCATTCGAAATGGTAAAAAACGCAAATAAGATTATGAACATCAATGTAATAAGCAATTATTTTACCAATAGTCATTCTTCTTTGGGGTCTAACACGATGCCCAGCAACATGCCCAGTAATATGTACAATAGCGTGCACAGTAATATGCACAGTAACATGTACAGCAGTACAAGCAGCGTGAGCAATATGAGCAACATGATTGACTCTACCAGAACATCTAACATTAATGGTTTGAAAACGACTTTAAATAACTGTACGAACAGTAAAGGAAGCATTTACAATGGCATAAATGATAACATTCACAACGTTAATAAGGTTAGTAGCAGTACAAGCAGCAATGGAAACAAACTAAATATAGAAAGTAGTAACAACGAAATGAACACGTTTAAAAGTGTAGAGAGAAATGGTAGTAACAACAATGAAAGTACTAACAATGGAAGTGTTAGCAATGGTAACGCTAGCAGTGGAAGTGCTAGCTGTGgaattaataatagtattacCTCTGATTGTGTAACTAGCCAAAATTACAGGGTAAGAGAAACTGCATCCATAAAAGGAAAGAACAATCAGAAGGAAAACGATCAAGAAGAAAATGCGAATAGTAACTGTATTTTGAAAAACTTAAGCAATAACACTAATaggaatataattataaataacaaaataagcaaaatgggaaaaatgaACAGTATCAACAAAAGTGCAGCTAATGACTGTGAAAATAGTCTAACGAACGAAAAAGACGGTGAAGATGAtttattattagatataAAGGCGCAGTGCAGCAGCATTAACAGTGGAAGTGCTAGTGTAGTAGTAAATAGTAACAACAACGGTGTTATGAACAGTAGCGTGAACAGTCCGAAcgatataattaataatattgataACATTGGTAATGGCAGCATATCATATAAGAAAAAGGTGTACATGTTAAACCCCAGTAACGCGCAATTTTTGAATAACAGTGATATAAATAGAAGAAATGACAATGTAAAAAGTAGAATAAATAGTGTTAATGAAGATGGTAAAAACATTGACGATATAAACCAAATTTTAGTAGGTAATAATCATAACAGTGTtggtaattataaattagaTGCCCTTAttctaaataataaaaatgaagagagAATGAATAGTCAGGTAGAATACAATTCAGGGAGCATCAACCATTTGACACACTTAAATAGAAGTATTGTTCATCATAACTCTAATAATTATAAGGACAATAGAACTTTAATAGACATGTGCACAATGGGgtgtaataatagtaacatgAATAATACTCCTATGGAAACTGGTAtggaaataaagaataacGTTATGAGCACCAATGTCGTAAACAACTGTATCACTAATAGACCCTTTAGCAGTGATTACGTTAATAAACACAAGTCGAGCATTGTTAAGAGTAGTAATGCCAATGTGCCTTTGAGCAGTAATACTAGCAGTAATGCTAGCGGTAATAGCAGTAACAGCGTCAGTAGTGAAGAGAAAAATTGCATCCTCAACGATTATAGGAAAGTTGATTTGACTCAATTAACGAAAAGCGGctattcaaataatttctGTGATATAAAGAACAATAGTTCCACTGCAAAGAACAACATAGATTTATACGAACTGCCTTACAACAGCGATGAAGGCTTTTCCAACTATATGTGCAACGATGGTAATGATAGCAGTAACAGCACCAGGAATCAGAACGGTAGTAACaacagtagtaataatagcagtaacaagaacagtagtaataatagtagtaatagcagtaataatagtagtaataatagtagtaataatagtagtaatagcagtaataataatggtaaaGATGAGATTCCCTGCAAGAGAAATAGTTCGTCCAACATGAACGTTGAAGATGGAGCAACCTGTTTTAGCAATCagaatggaaaaaagaattttaaaaattacaaccCCCTAACTTACAGCTTCAGTGGCCTATGTGAATGTTTGGGGAAGAACGAGGATGTAAAAAACGACGAATAAGTCGGATAACACACGTGTAAATGCCCAAATGCATgcacgtacatatgtatacatatttgtggaagcatgtatttttataggtatatgtatacgcatgtatgtatatgtacacgtatgtatgtatgtatgtatgtatgtatgtatgtatgtatgtatgtatgtatgtatgtatgtatgtatgtatgtatgtatgtatgtatgtacgtatgtatatgtacacgtatGTGCGTATGGAAGAAACGCAGGAGACAAAGTAGCGCAGTTACGCAAAGAAACCCCGAGTCGCATAGCATAAGgatatacatgtattatttttcattttgtataataaattgttaaaaaaaaagaaataataaaaaaaaatatatatatatatatatatatatttaagcactttaaatgttttcatataatttgtaGTACGATCTTCACTACAtcaattgtaaaaaaaaaaaaaaaattcatgatttttgaataaatacgaatttcgtatttttctcttattaTTCACTTATTATTCTCTTATTATTCACTTATTATTCTCTTATTATTCACTTATTATTCTCTTATTATTCTCTTATTATTctcttatttttctcttattaTTCTCTTATTATTCACATATTATTCTCTTATTATTctctaatttttattttatattttttttctccatattttttgcatacaattaaataatgcaaagaaatgtttttcttacattttttgaatttactCTTCATTTGAGAATTTTGTTGTGTCCAacttaagtaaaaataaagcataCATATTAGGAGGCATACAAGTGTACCCTACGAACATGCATGCGAGTATGCATAGGAACTAACATATAcgataatacatataatactgtgtacacacatatacaggCATTCTACATTTCACATTTTTCGAGCTACCTCCTgacatttcatttttttccccttttttacgtaaaagtatatgcttcatttttaagaatacatcatatatatatatatatatatatatattttttttttttttttatatccgTCCAcctatttttctaaaaaaaaaaaaagcagtaatatatgtagtattattttttaaagttacattttgttcgtttgtttatttttctgtagattaactttattttttttttcaaataaaagaaaaaaaaaaaaagaaataataaatatgtgaaaaaagagaaaaaaaatagactGCTGTATATTCAGATAATAAGAACTATTTTCACTAGATTTATACAGCATTACGTTTACgctcttatatatatatgtatgcatatatgtatacctaTGAATATGTGTTTCTGGCTGTGTTTCTGTTTTCACTGAAAGTCGCTTTAAAAGAATTAGGCTGAACACATAAATGCAATTGTTCGCAAATGTGTACACgtgcaaaaagaaaaatatagaaaaaaatgtgcaCATCGTTCTGACAtcattataacatatttccaaattttatgtataaatatgagtCGATGAAAaattctttcttttaaatttacaatGGATGGTGAAAGTGCTAAAAAGGCAAAacagaaataaattttaaacagGATGACCTGACCTCTAGGTGAATGCACATGTActcatgtacacatatacaatGTATGTacaatacatacatataaaaagggcggagggaaaaaaaagaaaaagatataggaaaataaaaaggaaaagaaatttGCTTTATATCTTTTACTCTTTCTTACGTTACCATTCctcaaaattaataaaaggaaaaacgtAAAAAGAAAGCAATCTTACGAGAATGAACTCCAAAAATGCTAAGCACAAAAAAATGACAAGTACGACGTATGAGAGAAggcataaataaaaagaaaaaataaagcagctgaaaatgaataaaattgtcgtaaattaataaaatgaactaAAAAGGAACcacattaaaataaactacattaaaatgaattaaaataaaataaaataatatgacaataaattataaaataaaccgaaatatgataaaataagttGAACTGAAATGaactaaaataaattatggtAAAACATGACAAACTGGCAATTGATAAAGGATATGTTTTTccatatacacaaataaaaaaaaaaatttattttatttttcgcgCTTGTCCTTTTGTTTTCACCCCTCTCCCCCCGCGCAAGTTTTTTCGAAGCAGCTGAATGTTGGCTGCTGGacatcataaaaaaaaataaacaaatgaccaagtagcaaaataaataaacaaatgacCAAGcagcaaaataaataaacaaatgaccaagtagcaaaataaataaacaaatgaccaagtagcaaaataaataaacaaatgaccaagtagcaaaataaataaacaaatgacCAAGcagcaaaataaataaatgacaAAGAAACGAAATTACGGAGTAGCTATTTTTTAGGACGTACACGATATTCAAGCTTCGCGTTCATTCTGTCTCATTAGACTTTCATTATACTTTTCTTTCAACTTTAAATGTCCCTATGCTGACAAGGTAAAATGCTAAATGCTAAAAAAATCGCAGTTCTGCTCCGCCAcagaatatacaaaaataatcaCCTGTACGTTCATGCAAATGTAAATGCTAATGTTAAATTTAACAATATTTGCAATTGGAATAAAGTAAACAAGACATATATTAACACGTTGAAGAATTTCTTGGATGTACTAGAATTTGAGGAGGGGGGAGAAAATGAAACTGAATATAAACGCATTGATGAATTAAGCAAATATATAGAGgttgttaaaattaataatcaGCCAATTAATAAGAGCAAATATTATGGCTTGGATTTCGAAAATGAAGGtaacttttttaatgaaaaaggagATATAAAATTGTGTCCTGAACAAGTCAGGCAAAAtggtaatgaaaaaaaaaaaaaagttttattaaGGAATACATTCATGTACCTCCTTttgtattaacaaaattatgtgaatatgcatttaaagaaatattattttttttaaataagaaacATTTAAAGCAGttgcaaaatatattaaatgataacaaatcaagtaaaaatgataaatatgtAGCGATAacgttaattaaaaatgctGTCATAAGTTCTGAGCAATATCTACCAGGATGTCAAGACACAGGTACAGCAATTATTTTGGcaaaaaaagatgaagaaaTAGTGACaacatatgaacataaatATCTCACATTAGGGGTCTACAATGCCTATAAAAATAACCACTTTCGGTATAGTCAGCTTTCCCCTGTGGACATGTTCAACGAGGTCAATACGAAGAACAATCTGCCCTGTcaaatagaaatatacaGTAATGTGAGGGAGGAAAGCAAAGATAAGCAGCAAGATAAGCAGCACGATGAGCAGCAAGATAAGCAGCATGATGAGCAGCGAGAGGGACAGCACAACGAGATGGGCGAAATTAAAAAGCCGCTCAAGGGTAAGGCCCAGAGCGGTGGACCAAAatttgaattaatttttattgcGAAAGGAGGGGGAAGCGCAAACAAAACTTTCCTTTTTCAACAGACAAAAAGTATATTGCATGAAGAAAAACTGTACGATTTTTTGTTAGATAAGATAAAAGAAATAGGTACATCGGCTTGTCCTCCATATCATTTAGCAATAGTTATTGGTGGTTTGTCAGCAGAAATGAATTTAAAAGTAGTCAAGTTAGCAACGTGTCGTTATTTagataatttgaaaaaagaaggagGTGTATATGGGAAAGGATTTAGAGATATAAAAAGTGAAAAGATTATTTTAGATAAGGCTCAAGGTTTAGGTATAGGGGCTCAGTTTGGTGGTAAGTATTTTGTACATGATGTCAGAGTAATTAGACTACCTAGGCATTCTGCTTCATGTCCTATAGGTATTGGTGTTTCATGCTCAGCAGATAGacaaattaaatgtattataaataaaaatggagtATTTATGGAAGCATTAGAACATGAAcctataaaatttttaccgGAAATAACTTTCAaagatttaaataaaaatgaaggaataaaaatagattTAAATCAAAACAtgaatgaaatattatataccaTTTCTAAGTATCCTGTGTCAACCTTATTATTGTTAACAGGTAAATTAGTAGTAGCAAGAGATACAGTTCACAAACTAATAGTAGATAGATTtcttaatgaaaatataccCATACCAGattactttaaaaattatcCTATTTATTATGCTGGTCCTGCCAAAACACCTGACAGTTATGCTAGTGGTTCATTTGGACCAACAACAGCAGGTCGGATGGATGCTTATGCTGAAGttcttatgaaaaataaagcatCTCTAATATCATTGGCAAAAGGTAATAGATCTGCTGTAGTTAGAAATgcatgtaaaaaatataatggatTTTATTTAGGTAGTATTGGAGGTCCAGGTGCAATAATagctaaaaataatattaaaaaagtagaGATCATAGATTTTCCACATCTTGGTATGGAGGCAGTGCACTTAATAGATGTCGTTGATTTCCCTGCATTTATTGTTATAGACAACAAGGGAAACGACTTTTATAATAAGTGGCTACCTTCATAGTGAAGTATCATGTGTATATAGAAAAGTCTTATACCCCATACAGCTTGTACCCTCTACGGGGGAGTGCACATAGATGTGGCCCACTAATAATTGCACTCGGGAAGAAGGGGGAAGTTTTCCTGCGAATTGTCATGCGTGTGTGaatgtgtatatgcataccgtcttatatgtatgttcatatttacatttttttttttttttttttttttttttccttttttaattttaaataaccTATTATCTACAAGCGATAAAACACAAAGTCGTTTCGGAAATATTTTTCcctattttccattttttattggtgtatcttttttgttttccaaGTGTAAGTCATTGAAAAGGAAACGTAAAGGCACGGGAAGAAAGAGTATTCGCGTTCATGTTTATTTACGTGCAAGAataggtacatatataaataagtaaataaatgcttacataaataaatgctTACATAAGTAAATGTGTACGTAAAtacttacacatatatgtatatatatttacgtaattgtacatttacatgtatatgcgtGCACCCGTATGTATGCGCAGCTGTTTGTCTCTCATTTTGTGTCCCTTTCCCCTTTTGATGTTTCTGCGCCTTTTCGTCCGCTCAGGATTAGCGATGCGTATTTTGCtaaatacttttatttttatttttacttctaTGATTTTTACTTCTACTTTGATTTTTACTTCTACTTTGATTTTTACTTCTACTTTGATTTTTACTTCTACTTTGATTTTTACTTCTACTTTGATTTTTACTTCTACTTTGATTTTTACTTCTACTTTGATTTTTACTTCTACTTTGATTTTTACTTCTACTTTGATTTTTACTTCTACTTTGATTTTTACTTCTACTTTGATTTTTACTTCTACTTTGATTTTTACTTCTACTTTGATTTTTACTTCTACTTTGATTTTTACTTCTACTTTGATTTTTACTTCTACTTTGATTTTTACttctaatttaatttttacttctAATTTAATTTGTATTGCTATTTCTGTTtgtatttctatttttatttctgtttgtatgtgtattttcatttgcatgggtatttttatttgtatggctattttttttatttaattttttttttttttttttgagccATTTTTATCCTCTTtttatgccttttttttgaacAGTTCAGAAGAAAGCGAACTTTTGTCATTTGTTCGTGCGCAATTTTTGACTAATTTTTTtgagatttttttttttcttctcctcCAAATCAATCGTTGCAGAATGTCCTTTTTTGGAGTTTCTCTTTTCATCATGTGTATAACTATTTGCATCGTCTTTTATTTTGGAAATATCCCGacttataatgttttttgcAATGACGTTGGGCatgtttttgttttcatttcttttttttattacattatttttgttttctaaTTTAGGAGAATAAGGAATAGTTATGGACATATTTCTAGtgatactttttttttgttgaggtagtttatttctttttccttctgAGTTTTGAAttatgctattttttttgtgagtataatttttttttgtggtGCTATAATTCATTGTTTTCTTTTCACTgtctattttatatttatttattttttttaataggaTTCCAGTATATAGATCTCTATTGTTAGTATTTTCTAATTGcaattttacctttttaacATGTTCACTaacaattttgtaaaaatcaTAATACAATATTCTTTGCtgtaaaattttgtttatattttctttatcatcGCTCAAATGAAGctggatattttttttgttctttgaATTGAAATGATAACAATTGTCTTCATTGCACTGACTTCTCAGTGGAATGGATAAGTTCTGTGAGTAATCACTCTGATTCTTATcgaaatacatatatgtgtccTTCTCCCCAGtagatatattttcttctcttGTACTATTCAAATttctatttgttttataactCATATGTGTTgatttgttttcattttcactTAATTTTTGCCAGAAGATGCATATAGTTCTTCTATCATAACTTTGGGTTGTTGTATGGACAAActtcaatatatttaatagcATCAAGCGTAGGGGAACCAAAAATTTATCACAGGTAGTTGAGTTATGGAATGATAATTCGTTTCTAGAAATATACtttcttatatattcatatttatcaCTGTGTTGTTCCCATTCTTCACTGTCATTTGGAAGGAATCCTTTAGGTGAGTCCTCATCAGTCCTATCTACAATGAATCTATTCACACTAGCCTTGTTCTCATCACCCCCCTTTTTATCATCATAATTCTCTTCAACTACGCTCTTTTCAACCCTATTCTTATCACCCCAGTTCTCTTCATACCTGTTCCCTCTATCTCCTGTGTCCTTATCCCCTATCACATCCTGCttgaacataatttttaaattgtcCAAAAGACGCAAAACCATTTGAATGATTATAGAAATGTCTTGGTAGAGCATAAAGCGGAAACTGTTCCTCTGTATTTTATGTATTGAgctcattatattttttgtttcttcttgtaataaataattacatattagAAAAACGTTAGGATAGATATTCTGACCATCTACATAAAAACTCAAATTATTTAGGTAGTCCACTTGGGTATATTCATTATGtagattataattatatatatcacttttcatgtatatactttcctcttttttatcattaaatataatcaattttattttttctttttgatgaatattttcctttccatctcttctttttatagAATTTGTGTAAAATGTATCTAGAAAGTCAAAcaagtttttatttatatacaagaAATAGTATGTAAGGAATGACGTATTAATGTTAAATTTCATATTATCAGGATAAACATAGAAAcatttttcatcattaaaTACATTCGTTTGCTCTGCTCCTCTTTGTAAGATGTCATTTAGGTATTCACTATgctttttgtatatttcttCTTCTCCTGAGTCTACTTTCTTTTTGTATACTTTTCCCTTTCCATATGAGATGAAGCGTTCCGACTCGTGTATTATCTACAATAAGAATGTAGCTGCACTTGTTTTTTCCATGCATTTTGAATGGCTAACAAACATATTAGAGAGTGAAAACAGATAAAGCATATGACAGATATGCACATGGGtgatacacatacacacatgtatgtatgtacacacatacgtatgtacatacgcACGCCCACTACTCTACAATGAATAGGTGTACCTTTTTCAGCCACTTATTCAGAGCTAGAAGTATGAACAAGTACATGTTGTCCTGAAAAGTTGACTCAGTTAATTCAAAATCTTCAATAattgtacataaaaattgaGGCACGTTATTTACTATATTTCTCGCTTTAATtaaatacttatttataattaatatttctttcaaCGTTTGAGATTccttgaaaaaataattatcatttactattcttaacatatttttataatcatCTTTGAATATATCGTTTCTTTCTTTTGCTTTGTCATTATTAACTTTGGCTGATgctttcaatttttcaagaaatttttttctttgttcgTTTGCATTCTGTTAAAAGCGTAAAATGGAGGGGGGGGGGAGAGGTTTTATATGGTAGCaacacacatatatgcataaaatagaaaaacgTATTTGCGCccacataataatatgaacacaCTAGCACaaacaaaaatgtattaacatatatatttgcgtGTATGTGCGTTTGGGCGTATGTGCGTTTGGGCGTATGTGCGTATGTGCGTTTGGgcgtatatgcatatgtttgcgtgtatgcatatgtttgCGTGCATGAAGGTATAGCTACACGTTCTTTTGTACTAGGTAGTTATCGTTTTTAGATATGGTGGAATGCTTTTTAAAGAACAGATTTCGGTAGTGCCTGAGCCTATATAAGGCTAACGCATTGTAGGGTAAGTGAATTTTCAAGTTCGGGTCAATTTCAAAGATGTCCTGAAAAATCCAATGTGAAAAAGGGTAATTCAGAAGAGGATATATTATATGGGTTCAACATAATGTAATAAGGGAGAAATGTAAGTACGCGTGTacgtatgtgtacatgtgtgtgggtgtatgtaaacatataaacatttaaacGTATGTGTACTTcaccatatatatgtatgtatgtatgtatgtatatatgtatgtatatatgtatgtatgtatgtatgtatatatatatatgtatgtatatatgtatatatatatatatgtatatatgtatgtatgtatgtatgtatatatatatatgtatatatatatatatgtatgtatgtatgtatatatgtatgtatgtatgtatatatatatatgtatgtatatatgtatatatatatatatgtatatatgtatgtatgtatgtatgtattatatatattgtatgtatatatgtatatatgtaatatatatgtatatgtagtatgtatgtatgtatatatgtatatgtatgtatgtatgtatgtatatatgtatgtatgtatgtatatatatatatgtatgtatatatgtatatatatatatatgtatatatgtatgtatgtatgtatatatatatgtatgtaatatatgtatatatatatatatgtatatatatgtatatatgtatgtatatgttatatgtatatatatatagtatgtatgtatatatgtatgtatgtatgtatatatatatatgtatgtatatatgtatatatatatatgtatatatgtatgtatgtatatatatatatatgtatgtatgtatgtatgtatatatgtatgtatgtatgtatatatatatatgtatgtatatatgtatatatatatatatgtatatatgtatgtatgtatgtatatatatatatgtatgtatatatgtatatatatatatatgtatatatatgtatatatgtatgtatgtatgtacatttatgcaGGTGCCATGTCCCCTGTGGAACTTCCCCCTACCCGTTGTTCATCCTTCTCCCCTTTAAATTTTAGGTTCGTTTTTGTGAGTTTTGTGgctctttttaaattttcctttatctctgatatatttttatccttacaaaaatgaaagaataaattttgaCGATGAATTTGTATTTTGACGTAATTTTTGTATGATAAGTAgtgaaatataattttgcCATTTTGAAgctttttttatgtgtttaGGGATTCATATGAACTTAATTTATTTCGGTAGAGGAGGggtgggaaaaaaaaaaaataaataaaataaaataagtaaaataaagtaaaataaaataaaataagtataataatgtaaa encodes:
- a CDS encoding hypothetical protein (conserved Plasmodium protein) translates to MDELYEHLKIIDYSLICFLNKYRIIHKYIKYILDIFVNVIDEYNRLIHKIICVYKQNIYNSVHNNFTEFKNNEEKQREQDKNISEIKENLKRATKLTKTNLKFKGEKDEQRDIFEIDPNLKIHLPYNALALYRLRHYRNLFFKKHSTISKNDNYLNANEQRKKFLEKLKASAKVNNDKAKERNDIFKDDYKNMLRIVNDNYFFKESQTLKEILIINKYLIKARNIVNNVPQFLCTIIEDFELTESTFQDNMYLFILLALNKWLKKIIHESERFISYGKGKVYKKKVDSGEEEIYKKHSEYLNDILQRGAEQTNVFNDEKCFYVYPDNMKFNINTSFLTYYFLYINKNLFDFLDTFYTNSIKRRDGKENIHQKEKIKLIIFNDKKEESIYMKSDIYNYNLHNEYTQVDYLNNLSFYVDGQNIYPNVFLICNYLLQEETKNIMSSIHKIQRNSFRFMLYQDISIIIQMVLRLLDNLKIMFKQDVIGDKDTGDRGNRYEENWGDKNRVEKSVVEENYDDKKGGDENKASVNRFIVDRTDEDSPKGFLPNDSEEWEQHSDKYEYIRKYISRNELSFHNSTTCDKFLVPLRLMLLNILKFVHTTTQSYDRRTICIFWQKLSENENKSTHMSYKTNRNLNSTREENISTGEKDTYMYFDKNQSDYSQNLSIPLRSQCNEDNCYHFNSKNKKNIQLHLSDDKENINKILQQRILYYDFYKIVSEHVKKVKLQLENTNNRDLYTGILLKKINKYKIDSEKKTMNYSTTKKNYTHKKNSIIQNSEGKRNKLPQQKKSITRNMSITIPYSPKLENKNNVIKKRNENKNMPNVIAKNIISRDISKIKDDANSYTHDEKRNSKKGHSATIDLEEKKKKNLKKISQKLRTNK